Below is a genomic region from Marinobacter salarius.
CTTCGGCGGCGGTGGTGCCTCCGGCGGTTGGTAAACCAGCGACTCAACGCGAGTAGACAGCGAACCTATTGATTCAGCAACACCGGAACGAACATGACGTTACTAACAGACAGTGAGCAACAACAGGTGGCTTCGGCCATCACAGAGGTGGAGCGTGAGACCGACGCGGAACTGGTAACGGTTCTTGCCGCAGCCTCCGATGATTATTCCTATATCCCTCTGCTCTGGGCCGGGGTTATTGCACTACTGGTGCCCGGAGCGATCAATTACTTTACCGGTTCGTTGGGCGCGGACTGGTTGCTGGTGGTTCAGTGGGTGACCTTTATCCTGTTATGCCTGTTGTTTCGGTTTCCGGGTGTGGGGCATCATCTGGTTCCAAAGGCTGTTCGCTTCTGGCGGGCGTCCAACATGGCCCGGCGGCAATTCCTGGAGCAGGATCTTCATCACACCCAGGGCGGCGTTGGCATGCTGATTTTCGTCTCGGAAGCGGAACACTATGTTGAAATTCTGGTGGATCAGGGCATTGCCGATAAGGTCAGCGACGGCGTTTGGGAAGAGATTGTCGGCACCTTTACCAACCAGGTTCGCAGTGGCGATACCCTGGCCGGCTTCCTCGGTTGCATCGAAAGTTGCGGCCAGCACCTGCGGGAGCAGTTGCCCGCAACCCGCGAGAAAAACGAATTGCCTAATCATCTGGTGCTAATACCGAAACGTTCTTAATGCCTGCCGCCGGTCTGCCGATAAAC
It encodes:
- a CDS encoding TPM domain-containing protein, with translation MTLLTDSEQQQVASAITEVERETDAELVTVLAAASDDYSYIPLLWAGVIALLVPGAINYFTGSLGADWLLVVQWVTFILLCLLFRFPGVGHHLVPKAVRFWRASNMARRQFLEQDLHHTQGGVGMLIFVSEAEHYVEILVDQGIADKVSDGVWEEIVGTFTNQVRSGDTLAGFLGCIESCGQHLREQLPATREKNELPNHLVLIPKRS